The DNA window AGGACACCCCAAGGAAATTGTACTGGACCCCTGGTCCTGACGCCAAGCCCAATCCAATGCTGAAGAAGAAGACGTGACAAGGGCCAGAGAAGCAGTCCGTTCAACATTACACACTTGGCCAGGTCTAAAAGTCTGCACTCTGCTCTTCTGCAGCAAGGTGTTTTTCACTCCCCAAGTCCTTTATCAATCTGTCTGTTTTCCTGGTAGTTCAGTGAGCGTCTTGCGCTGTGTAAAATTAtcctccctccattttaaaataattgacaccgttgactttttagtatgtgtttgaccattcattttattcaaaatatttaagtatttatttcttcttttcatatcatttgatatattgttaaatatattttcatgtacacatatagttttacatatttcacaattttttttaataagacgaacggtcaaacatgtgctaaaaagtcaacggtgtccaaacggagggagtatattgcatTCCGCTAAGTACTAttgaaagatgatttttggccaTGAAAATTGTGAAGACATATTTACGCAATTGCACTGGTGATACACTTGAGGGATCTTGTTATTTGCTATATTTGAGAAACAGAAATTGATGAAAGTTACCAACAATGCAGTAATTTGTCAGTTAGAGACCTTAAAGACCATTTTTGAAATGTAAATTTTCATAATGTTATTGTAGATACATATTTACGTGACCTTTTTTACTAAGTGATTTGCTCTCTTTTCTAAGAAAATCAGTTGAGGCCAGATATGGTTTTGGAGGTTTTGGTCTTTcttgcttaattttttttggatttgctAGTGAGCTGTCGACAGTTAGTCCCAATTTTTTTATAGTGGATTGATATTTTGATAAACATTTCATTGGTATATCgtaataattattattacatGGCATATGAGATATTAATGTTGCTTGGTGCATAGAACTGTGATACTCATAGGATCCTGGATCATTTTCGGGCTGGTTCACTTtactaccattttcaaccttatcttctgggtaaagttaccaaaaataaatggctacatttattttgttaccaaattttagtaagttcatatgaaatcttgccaaaatttggtaacctggccaaaattttagtaaccttaccaaaatttggcaataccAAGACTTGGTAAGATTAAAAATAGTAGCAAAATGAACAGCCctttgggcctgttcactttgatgtcattttcaaccttaccaaattttggtaaagttgccaaaaaagtggctacatttagtttgctatcaaattttgataactacataagaaatcctaccaaccttaccaaattttggtaaagttgccaaaaaagtggctacatttagtttgctgttaaattttgataactacataagaaatcctaccaaaattttagtaactgccaaaatttggtaagttttttttagcatcaaCATGAACAGGCCTTTGTTCTGGATTCGTCACTGATTGGTACAATACCCCAGTTTACTGGGTCTTACGAAATGATAGTACTGCGAGCTCGAGAATGAACAGCCAAAGCTGCAACGTAAGGGTGCACTGTCAACGTAAAGGGTTCTAGCACATTCTTTTGCAGCCTCAAAGCATCTCTTGCACGGGACCATTAGTCCATGATATAAACCTTCCCTAAACGTAGTTAGTTCTACGTTGCAACAACTTTTTTTCGCTGGGCCTACGTTGCAACAACTGAATCTTAAGCTAGGACAAATTAAATTATGCCAATGATAGGCTTAACAATTCGAATGAAGTCCATCGTTAGAACAGAGTACAATTTGACACCATTAattaaataaatccattttttaaatttataataattaatactctttttttaaatttataatgattaatactcaattaatcatacactaatgaCTTCCCTCAAAATATGTGCCGTCTAAATAGTTAATCATTCAAATGCTGCCTTCCACTTGGACACCCAGATTTGGcattttatttagaaaataaGTCATCAAacatcaaagaaaaataatggaCAACACCAAAAGCAGCGTTGTCAGCATGGCAATCTTTTAGGATTTTGGAGGAGTTATTAAGTTGAGTAGGTTCACAAGATAAGGGGCTTGATATTTCTGAAAAACACGCAGAAATCGAGTAATTCTTCTTGCGCCAGCCTGCTGATACCCTCTTCTTCGCTTGCTCTATTTTGCATACTTCGCAAAGAAAAGGAGTAACACAAAGGGCAGCCTCACCCTGCTCGCTGCTATTGCCCGGGCAGATGCTTTTCTGCATCAACTTTTAAGAACTAGTAGTAAGTAGTAACCAtgaaacaaaattataaccaatCTCAGAGATGATACAGTTACCATATTAACAGCAAACATAACTGATCTTTCATGTGACTTTCACGCACAAGCACAAACGCAGGAAAGTTGGACCATGGTGATACCACCAGTTCTGTCCTCTTCCAAGCGAcaagggaaaggaaaaaaaaacatacagaATGATTTGCTCCATAATCTAAATTAGAAGAGTATCATCAACTTTTAAGAACTGGTAGTAACTATGAAAACAAAATCATAACCAATCTCAGAGATGATACAACTACCATATTAATAGCAAACATAACTGATCTTTCATGTGACTATCAAGCACAAACGCCGGAAAGTTGGAACATGGTGATACGTCCAGTTCAGTCCTCTTCCAAGCAAAAAAGCGATACAGAATGATTTACTCCATAATCTAAATTAGAAGAGTATCATCATCTGCTAAGCTGACATAAAAGAACATGAAGCACATTATTTGGATACAGAAGTGCATGTGGACCTTCATGTAAACTTACTACTGCTCAAACTAACAAAATTACCCGCAGATCTTTGCACGAGAGGAGCGAACATAACATTCCATTTCACCGGCTCTGCCTACTTTTGCTGATAACCCTTTGCTTCACAACTAGAATAATCCTTCCCCTGCCACCAAAATTACGGTGATCTTTAATAACGAACACATCTTACATCCATACATTTATACACATCAATTCATAGATATATTCACTAATCTGATAGTAACAGCACAGTAAAACAAATCTACAAAATTAGAATGCAGACTTGCGAAAATATAACAATCACACTTACTTAACTCCTCCAATGATTTGCTAACATCACTATCACCAGATTGCATCAACTGAATCTTGCCTGCAcagattaaaaataataaacacGAAAGCTTATACACAGATAAAGGAGCAGAAAATATATAACATCTGTAGAGAGTGACAATGGTAAGAACTAAGAAATTATATGACCACAGTACAAGGCGAGACAAACATATTACATATATACTAAATTTGGGTAGACCAGTCCTGtcctaaaaatattttcagtTGCTTCAGTCGCGACTCATGGCTTATGAGCCAAAAAACTATTGAGTGTTGCTACAGGAAAATGATTTGAACAAAAGAGAGTATTCATTTAAATTTCAGATTGGCATACATACCATCACGCCGCACACAGATCTCTGGTATATTTTTCACTTGATCATTAATTATGTCATTGTAGACTCTGGTCTCAATATCACCCTCAACGTAGACCGCAGAACTGAAACAAGACACCATGACCATGTACCCTTAGTAACACTAACACTCTGAACTAAAGTTTAGATGCTATAtcatacaagaaaaataaatcttatGCTTTGAGCCCTACTTCTTGACCAGTTTCTGAACAGCATATGCACCAAGCTGCTCATTGTGAACAGATATTCGATGCCACTGAGCTGGCATTGGCAAGTTTTCAGCACCTACTGTCCTCTGGTCAAACATGCCACCTGTTCCAACAGTAAACACGGTTACTGTATGCCCATTTCTTAGTATTTTCTGCACTGGCACTTGTCCAACTTTTCCACAAATAATTGCCTATCAAGTATGAGATAAGTGAACAAGGGTCAAACATTGTTCTAATGTTCTTTCAAACCAAACAAGGGTCACAATTCTTGTCTTAAAAAACAAAGTGTATATTCACAAAGAGTATATATTTCATCAAATACCCTGTGCACACCACGGAATACATGATCTGGCCTGGAATGTGTGAAATCATCTTCGGCGTCACCACCCTTGCGATTCTTCTCATCGACATCAGAAAAAGATGCTGTCGAGTTCCATGCTTGCGATTTTCTGTAAAACTCTAAAAGCAGCAGACACCAAACACTCagttatatacatatacacaagATGAGCACCTTACACCAAACATTAGAAAGGCTAAACTAAGTGCCCACCAACTGAGCTTCTTTGCTGTCCTAGGAGCCTCCTCACGCTCATGCTCTGGAGCAATTTCGCACTCATCATTATAAACCTAAATACACAAAACAGGTCATACAACTGTGAAATCTTGTTGAAGACTTCAGAAATGTAAGTATGAATGGCTGAACGAACAGGGAACTTCACACTGTCCCGTATACTTCGCATCTATGAACAACAACGCCATTGGCCATCTAGTACCTACCAACTCCATAGATATCAAGAAAATCGAGAAGAAACTGGATGTGTTAACCGGAGGGAATGAAATCGATCCCCAAAGTCCGGATGGATTTCCAATCTACGGGACGCCGGCGTTGCGGTGGACTAGTGGGGGAGGAAGGGATGCGAGGGAAGAAGGTGGGCTACCTTCGATTCGAACCGCAATGAGGCCGCTGAAAGGGGATCGGCCGCGTCGCCCTCCGAACCGGAGCAGGAAAGGAAGCACAGCCGCAGCGGAGGAGGTTGCCGagcttgtcgccggcggcgcgcgcgaggagACACGCCCTGCAAGGCTACGCCCCCAAACCCTACCTCCGGCTCGCTGGAGTCGAGCGGACGCCGGCGGGCGGAAGAGAGAGACCGAACGTGGAGAGTGGAGAGAGGAAATCTTGGATTCTTGGTCATTATCTATTTTGCTGAGACTTCATTTGTTTCAGATTGAAATTCCGCGCACTGCTAAAGGCGAaaatttttttctatgataATTATTTTACTTGGAATTGAATAAGTAATTAAGTAGTAGTGAGTACtctatatttcatattatattccATGTTATAAGTTGGTTTAGATTTATTTATCTTAAGTCAAACGTCTTCGgtctttgctgtctcctccctctccgtcaTCGGACTACCGGAGCCAAATGCCGGAAACCGTTCAGAAGCAAGAAGAAGGTGGGTAGTGaggctttgctctctctctcctccgctcGGTCCTCAAACGTGGGCCCAATCGAGGATGTTGGACCCAATCAGCCAAGCCCAATCAAAGATGAAAGCGACTAGAAAGGTGGGGGTGGTCGCTCAAAGCTCATAGGTCGTGGTCAAAGGCGTCGCATGACATGATGCTGCCGGCAATGGCAAGGAAGGCTAGATCCGGATAACCCTTGACTCGATTAGTCGGATCTAGAGGTGGCAAGGCATCTACGTGGTGGCAATGTCGCATACCCTTACATGGCCATAGACGGATGGGCCAGCAATAGCACGTTGACATGGTAATTTGATGGGCATGGCGCCCCGACGGTCCATGGTCCCGATGGCACAGTGGGCTAGCAATGGTCACGTCAAGCGTCTGGCGGTTGGCGATGCCTTGCTTGGGGGTGGCACTAGCGTGGTTAGTGTAGGTGATGAAAGTAGCCAGCCAATGTAGGTGGCGTGCATTGGCCAACAAACTGTGCAACGCCTCCTGATGCAACAATCGTGGCAAAGTTGTGCAGATGTGGTGTTGTCTTTGTTGTAGCCTAGTCGGATCTGACGATGATGTTGTGCAGTGATGGTGACATCAGAGCAGCACTGTGGCGCCGTCGCAGAAGTGAGGCGCTAGCGCATATGGCCGCTTGGGTTAAGGCCGATTGTTGTAAGGCAGCCTGTTCGGTGAGGACAAGGTGAGCATTAGTGTCGTGGTGACTTGGATGAAGCCGAGAATGCCCCTTTTAGCGGGTTTGGCCTCTACCTTCTCAGTACAGCTCTACCAGATCTAATGGCATTCTTGCTTCTAAACAACATGGTGGGGAGCTCCTTGGTAAGGAAGGAGGATGTGGCTTTTGGCTGAGAGGTGTTTTGCACAGTGAGATCGGATGGTCTATGGCATCAAAAGTGCATTTAAGAAGCTTGTGGCATCAAAAGTGCTTTTAAGAAGCTTGTGGTGGTAAGATATGCCATGATGGGTTCATGCTTATATGGGAGAGATGACAGTTTTGGAGGGTTTGCCGCGTGGTTGTACATCTGTTTGTTGGGGTGGACTCGGAGTTGGTTGGCTAGGTATGCCAACGATTACACTTAATTGCCATGTTCTAGAAGCACGACGTGTGGTTGGAGGTGGAATTCTATTGATGGCTTCTACCGAGCAGTGGCGATTGGTTGGTGGCTAAGTCAGAGCTGCTACTATGTTGAGTGTGACCAGCTGGACAATGATAACCCGCAACACCTTCTCTTTGGCATAGTAGAGAGGGAGACTACAGAACGTGATCCCGTTAGAACGGGATATTTTAAGTGACTCCTCCCCTTTCTTTTCGTTAGCTTCCACGTGTGTTTCCCCTGGCACCAAGTACCTTGGGTACCAGTCAGTACCTGGTACCTGGTACATTTGGTACCGACTGGTAGTACTTAGTACCTTGGTACCGGCTGGTATCTAGGTATCACAGACTTTGGTACCTGGGTACCAGGCCTGATACTGAGGTATCGCGATTAATACATGATAGAGAATGTCGTGGCACGGATGCAGAAGATGGTGAGGTCCGACCAGAAGTCGGCGGTGACCATCTATAGGAACATGCGTTGTAGCAACTTCATCTTGAAGTTGATGGCGAAAGAGAGGAGGTAGAGGTTCTAGAGCAGGTTGTCACCGGCATTGCGGTGACAGAGGTACCGGGACCGCCAGGTTCTTCTTCTtttgcggcggcggaggaggagccaccTGCGCTCAccggcaaggaggcggcgggagcaccGGGCAAGGACGATGTTGGCAGTGGCTCACGAGGGCGACGGAGACCTTGGCAAGAAGTACgagggaggtggagagaggCCTCGGCGCCGGCAGCGACGAAGAGCGCTAGTGGAAGTAGCGACACCGCAGCAGGCGAAGGACGCGTCGAGGAGACGCGCGAGATCACCCTCGACGCTGCCCCGacctcgccatcgtcgtccaCCTCGGCCGCCAGAGACGACGACCCCTTCCGACTAACTGGCTTCATCTCCGCGCTCTTGGACTTctcctgagagagagagagagagagagtttatGGAGGGGAACGTTGTGATAGGATACTGTTGTGTAGATTTTCTCTAGTAGAGATGGGCAGTTGAGAGCATAGTAGAAAAAACCGGACCGAAACCAGAACTAGAAGTGGAGGGGAACGTTGTGACGGGATACTGCTGTGTAGATTTTCTCTAGTAGAGATGGGCAGTTGAGAGCATAGTAGAAAAAACTAGACCGAAACTAGAACCTACAGTTGAGAGCATAGTAGGAAAAACCAGACCGAAACCCATGTGGTGGATAGGAGTCGAACCCACCAACCACCAAGCTATGCTTGTGTTTGTGTATGAGAACAATCAGTTAATCCCACCAACTAGCTTGTGTTTGTGTAAAGCTATGCTTGTGTTTGTGTATGAGAATCCCACCAACTAGATTGTGTTTGTGTAAAGCTATGCTTGTGTTTGTGTATGAGAACAATCAGTTAATCCCACCAACTAGCTTGTGTTTGTGTATGAGAAGAATCAGTTATATAGTTAAACTACTGAACCGCCTTAAACCAATAAACTAGTGAACCGCCTTAAACCAATGGTCCGACCGGTCGAACTAATGAACCATCAGCCCGGTCTCAATAACTATGCCAAAGATCGTTCATGCAATCGACCTGTTGTGGACGGGCTGAATCGGCCGGTTTTCTCAAAGAACCGCCGAACCCGGTGACCTTGAACCGACCTGCTCACTTGATAGCATCTTTTCTGATGGGCCATGTAAGACCTGACTTGATTTTAATTTATGTGAGAAAAAATGGTGCAAGGGGCAGGATTCAATTCCTGGCTGATAGGATAGATGGAAACCTTACCAACCACATGGATAAGTTGGCTGTTTTGACAGAAAATAAACACAAAATATACTTAGCAATAAAACATCGGTTCAACCAGGGACCGACGAACCGTGCACTCCACCGGGTTAAGGACCGGTCCGGTTTTTTTTACTATGGTTGAGAGAGCTTTGGGAGAAAGCCTCCCCAGTCTCTGACGAGTGCATTGATATGacctactccctctatccccaaAAGATTTAAACCCTAGCATCACAAGAAAGCTATAAAGATAGAAGCAAAATAGCACAACACTCTTAATTAATGTGAAAGTTAGATTGGTTGATGGGTACGTGAGGGATATTGAAATAATaatttgtgaatttgtggtAGATAAGAAGGTAGGAGTTGATTtgttttgagataaattttaaTTGTAGGAGTTGgtttatctatatctatactaatataaaaaggaggagttgtcCCCCTCCAATTCTACGTGCCAAATCACCCGGATCAATCTCTACCGTTTATCCGTGCGCACGATTTCATCATCACCGCACGATTTCACCATGTCACCACACGAATACAGGCTCTCCACGAGCACGAGGAGCCGAGGACTACGGCTCTCCTCGCTCCTCCTCTCTCGCGTGGCACCACGCCGCCACCCAGACACCGCCGTCGTCCCcttgctcctcctcgcctcctcgctcCTCCCCGCGTGGCGCCGCGACAACGTCGTCCCCTTCCGCCGTCGCCCAGACGCCACCGCCGGAGACGAGGTCATCCCCATCCATAGCCGGAGCCGTGGTCTTCCCCATCGGCCACGGCTGGAGCCGACGTCGTCCCCattcggcgccgccgccgcagtacGGGTTGGATGAAATCACGGATAACAAGGTATCTCTCGCGCCTCTCCACCGCGCTCAATCCGCCCCTGCTCTCGCGCCCAAATCTCCGCAGCATTCAATCCGTCGTGCCTCCACGCCACCGCACCAAATCCTCAAAATCGACGCGCTCTCCCCGCTGCACCGCATCACCGCATCGCCCATCTCGCGCATCCTCCCCATCCCCGCCACGCCAAATCCTCCTCACCGACGCCCGTCGCCGCTGCTTTCCTTCCTTGCTGAGCCCGCTGTTGCAAAAAGGACTCGGTAGTCCGCGACTGTCGTCGCTTAGCTGCGCCTCCGGTCTCCTACCAGCCACCGCATGCCTTCTCTCGCCGGAAATCACAGCCTTCCCTGTGCGGAGGCGGAACTTCCGCGGCGCCGAGGTGGTCTGCAATCGTTGCCACCTTGCAGCGCCTTTAGCATCCTCCTAGCCACCGCACGCCTTCTCTCGCCGAAAATCGTAGCCTCCCCCGCTGGCACTGAGGTGATCAGCCCTTCCGCCGGAGCTGCAGCCCCACAAGCCTTTGCTGGTCCGCGACCATCACCGCTCCGTCGCCCCTCCATTCTTCCCACTGGTGTCCTCCCTGCGGCGCTccatgt is part of the Oryza glaberrima chromosome 4, OglaRS2, whole genome shotgun sequence genome and encodes:
- the LOC127769588 gene encoding single-stranded DNA-binding protein, mitochondrial-like; the protein is MMSAKLLQSMSVRRLLGQQRSSVEFYRKSQAWNSTASFSDVDEKNRKGGDAEDDFTHSRPDHVFRGVHRAIICGKVGQVPVQKILRNGHTVTVFTVGTGGMFDQRTVGAENLPMPAQWHRISVHNEQLGAYAVQKLVKNSAVYVEGDIETRVYNDIINDQVKNIPEICVRRDGKIQLMQSGDSDVSKSLEELREGLF